In Synergistaceae bacterium DZ-S4, a single window of DNA contains:
- the murA gene encoding UDP-N-acetylglucosamine 1-carboxyvinyltransferase, which produces MEDKMIIRGGTPLYGTVDVQGAKNAALPVMAASILLKGKRLALKKVPDLYDIHTMSDLLRHIGITVEFKDNLMTIDVPDELSWDAPAELVRKMRASSLVLGPLIARCGKAVLPLPGGCVLGSRPIDFHLKGLAKMGAEIDLNKGSVYATAGRLKGERITLDYPSVGATENLMMAAALAHGVTYIENAALEPEIINLADVLRLMGIPVKGDGTQTIRITGKPETGPAEAEIIPDRIEAATYLMAGIITKGSVTVRGIDSGLIDAILLKLEEAGAKIDIMLDEVTAGCKGSLTGIPVKTMPYPGFPTDTQPQLMAALSLASGTSVIHESVFDSRLLHINEFKKMGAKIELQDSTAIVTGVAKLTGTEVHASNLRAGAALILMGLAAEGVTVVHDLYHVWRGYEGLTDKLRSLGADIELTA; this is translated from the coding sequence TTGGAGGATAAGATGATCATCAGGGGAGGGACACCTCTTTACGGAACGGTCGACGTTCAGGGAGCCAAGAACGCGGCGCTGCCGGTCATGGCCGCCTCGATCCTTCTTAAGGGCAAGAGGCTCGCACTGAAAAAGGTCCCCGACCTTTATGATATACATACGATGTCTGACTTGCTCAGGCATATCGGCATAACCGTGGAATTCAAAGACAACCTGATGACAATAGATGTTCCTGATGAGCTCAGCTGGGATGCACCGGCGGAACTGGTACGCAAGATGAGGGCCTCGTCGCTGGTTCTGGGACCTCTGATCGCGAGGTGCGGCAAGGCGGTCCTGCCTCTGCCCGGAGGGTGTGTGCTTGGAAGCAGGCCTATCGATTTCCATCTCAAAGGCCTTGCCAAAATGGGAGCTGAGATCGACCTGAACAAAGGATCCGTCTACGCCACGGCAGGCAGGCTCAAGGGCGAGAGGATCACTCTGGACTATCCCTCTGTGGGTGCGACTGAAAACCTCATGATGGCCGCTGCGCTGGCGCACGGAGTGACATACATCGAGAATGCCGCCCTGGAACCGGAGATAATAAACCTCGCTGACGTGCTTAGGCTTATGGGGATACCGGTCAAGGGCGACGGGACCCAGACGATAAGGATCACCGGGAAACCTGAGACAGGTCCCGCAGAAGCTGAGATAATCCCGGACAGGATAGAGGCCGCAACTTATCTCATGGCAGGGATAATAACAAAGGGTTCGGTAACGGTAAGGGGAATAGACTCTGGACTGATAGATGCCATACTGCTTAAGCTTGAAGAGGCGGGAGCGAAGATAGATATCATGCTTGACGAGGTCACAGCCGGATGTAAAGGGTCCCTTACAGGGATACCGGTAAAGACGATGCCGTATCCCGGATTCCCGACAGATACGCAGCCGCAGCTGATGGCAGCGCTCTCACTGGCTTCAGGTACGAGCGTCATACACGAGAGTGTCTTTGATTCAAGGCTGCTTCATATAAACGAATTTAAAAAGATGGGTGCAAAGATAGAGCTTCAGGATTCCACTGCGATCGTTACAGGAGTGGCCAAGCTGACAGGAACAGAAGTCCATGCGTCGAACCTGCGGGCGGGAGCGGCCCTCATCCTTATGGGACTGGCCGCTGAAGGAGTTACGGTAGTACACGATCTTTACCATGTGTGGAGAGGCTACGAGGGACTCACCGACAAACTGAGAT
- the wecB gene encoding UDP-N-acetylglucosamine 2-epimerase (non-hydrolyzing): protein MTGKTVVCVVGTRPEAIKMAPVVLALRSQGYFDVKILATGQHAAMLDQALGHFSLTADLNLHIMKERQSLDHITASVLTGAGEYFDAECPSAVLVHGDTTTTFASALAAFYRKIPVGHVEAGLRSGNMHLPFPEEMNRVLADRITTWAFAPTELAKENLLREGTPEKMIHVTGNTVIDALFYTVKSTSRPYCEDLDGLPENAPFLLVTAHRRESWGKPLEDICTALTMLLDAHPELWMVIPMHRNPSVRETIRKHLEKRDKVILCDPLDYPDFVWAMNASKFILSDSGGVQEEASAIRKPVLILRDVTERPEAIENGSGILVGVKTEKIFSNAIELLENEAKLAEIENKCRSQPFGDGTAAVKIAEALKDYFDKQGR from the coding sequence ATGACAGGTAAAACTGTGGTCTGTGTTGTCGGAACAAGGCCTGAGGCGATAAAGATGGCGCCTGTGGTGCTTGCCCTTCGCAGCCAGGGCTATTTTGACGTAAAAATATTGGCTACCGGACAGCATGCCGCAATGCTGGACCAGGCGCTCGGCCATTTCAGCCTTACCGCTGACCTCAACCTTCACATAATGAAAGAGAGGCAGTCCCTTGACCACATTACAGCTTCAGTCCTGACCGGAGCGGGGGAGTACTTTGATGCCGAATGCCCTTCAGCCGTTCTGGTCCACGGCGACACTACTACGACCTTCGCATCGGCCCTTGCGGCATTTTACAGAAAGATCCCGGTTGGACATGTTGAAGCCGGACTAAGGAGCGGCAATATGCACCTGCCCTTCCCGGAGGAGATGAACAGGGTGCTTGCAGACAGGATAACGACCTGGGCCTTTGCCCCTACGGAACTTGCAAAGGAAAATCTTCTCAGAGAAGGTACTCCGGAAAAGATGATACATGTAACAGGAAACACTGTGATAGACGCTCTCTTTTACACAGTTAAAAGCACCTCGAGGCCTTACTGCGAGGATCTTGACGGGCTTCCTGAAAACGCTCCCTTCCTTCTTGTTACGGCACACAGAAGGGAGTCCTGGGGAAAACCGCTTGAGGATATCTGTACGGCGCTCACGATGCTCCTGGATGCACATCCTGAACTTTGGATGGTCATCCCTATGCACAGGAACCCGTCTGTTAGGGAAACTATCCGAAAGCATCTTGAAAAAAGAGACAAAGTGATCCTCTGCGATCCGCTCGATTATCCCGACTTCGTCTGGGCAATGAATGCCTCAAAATTCATACTCAGCGACAGCGGAGGAGTCCAGGAAGAGGCCTCGGCCATAAGGAAACCGGTGCTTATTCTCAGGGACGTCACTGAAAGGCCCGAAGCCATCGAGAACGGAAGCGGCATTCTGGTAGGGGTCAAAACGGAAAAAATATTTTCCAACGCGATCGAACTGCTTGAAAATGAGGCAAAACTTGCTGAGATCGAGAACAAGTGCAGATCACAGCCTTTTGGGGACGGAACTGCCGCAGTTAAGATAGCAGAAGCATTAAAGGACTATTTTGATAAACAGGGCAGGTAA
- a CDS encoding undecaprenyl/decaprenyl-phosphate alpha-N-acetylglucosaminyl 1-phosphate transferase — translation MFSIYLFTLVTFLWGLIATPVSIGLAQKFRLLDIPGGRKKHRSIMPRGAGIVLWSGYLLWALFVGNPGVEVPYIATGATIVFIVGYMDDMHPLPPVMRLFFHLAAAAWVSYALPIPLWQRLLLIFWITGTTNAYNLIDGMDGLCLTMTLITSVIAAAFAGNPAVWMPVAGLVFGVLLWNFPQPRTFLGDGGSTLLGYICSSHLAWSIFPDLFGKGFFSIAAVLFFIGGIPVIDTLVAMTRRILTKKSPFSPDRGHAHHKLLDRGFTKLQTLAVMGLAHLALVLAGIRLLGAL, via the coding sequence GTGTTTTCCATATACCTTTTCACACTGGTGACTTTTTTGTGGGGCCTGATCGCGACACCCGTTTCGATCGGACTTGCGCAAAAATTCAGGTTGCTGGACATTCCGGGCGGCAGGAAAAAACACCGCAGCATCATGCCGCGCGGTGCCGGCATCGTGCTGTGGAGCGGTTATCTGCTTTGGGCCCTCTTTGTGGGAAATCCCGGTGTCGAGGTGCCCTACATAGCAACAGGAGCGACTATCGTATTTATTGTCGGGTACATGGATGACATGCATCCGCTGCCGCCCGTGATGAGGCTTTTCTTCCACCTTGCCGCCGCCGCGTGGGTCTCATATGCCCTTCCGATACCGCTTTGGCAGAGGCTTCTGTTAATATTCTGGATCACGGGGACGACAAACGCATATAACCTTATTGACGGTATGGACGGGCTGTGCCTGACCATGACACTGATAACTTCTGTTATTGCCGCCGCATTTGCAGGAAACCCGGCAGTATGGATGCCTGTGGCCGGGCTGGTGTTTGGTGTCCTGCTGTGGAATTTCCCCCAGCCAAGGACATTCCTAGGGGACGGAGGGAGTACCCTTCTGGGATATATTTGCTCATCGCACCTCGCATGGAGCATTTTTCCGGACCTTTTCGGAAAAGGATTTTTCAGTATCGCTGCAGTCCTTTTCTTTATCGGAGGAATACCTGTCATCGATACGCTTGTCGCAATGACCAGACGTATCCTGACGAAAAAATCTCCGTTTTCACCTGACAGAGGACACGCTCACCACAAGCTTCTCGACAGGGGCTTTACCAAGCTTCAGACGCTTGCGGTCATGGGATTGGCCCATCTTGCGCTGGTCCTGGCCGGGATCCGGCTTCTTGGGGCGCTGTAG
- the upp gene encoding uracil phosphoribosyltransferase: MKIALGADHAGYGLKEEIKQHLLCAGHEITDCGTSSGDLSVDYPDCGFRAAETVANHKADLGILFCGTGIGMSITANKVAGIRAALCHDHFTAAMSRRHNDANVLVIGSRVTGSGLAKEIVDTWLSEEFEGGRHAIRVDKIMAFEREHSSEAVNAACSSNFAGGRTVVIEHPLVRHKLGLMRDKNTSSKDFRDLVQEVAGLMVYEITRHLSLEEIEIETPVAKTRVFTLSGKKLAIVPVLRAGLGMVEGILKLIPNAKVGHIGLYRDPETLLPVDYYCKLPKDISERDIYVVDPMLATGGSAAAAVAHIKGYGGKRISLVSLLSAPEGIARFHEEHPDVDIYTAAVDSHLNDHGYIVPGLGDAGDRLFGTK, translated from the coding sequence ATGAAAATTGCACTGGGAGCTGATCATGCGGGATACGGACTTAAGGAAGAGATAAAGCAGCACCTTCTTTGTGCCGGACATGAGATCACAGACTGCGGGACCTCCTCGGGGGATCTGAGCGTCGACTATCCAGACTGCGGATTCAGGGCTGCCGAGACTGTCGCCAACCATAAGGCTGACCTTGGGATACTTTTCTGCGGTACCGGCATCGGGATGAGCATTACAGCAAACAAGGTCGCAGGGATAAGGGCCGCACTGTGCCACGACCACTTTACCGCAGCAATGAGCCGCAGACACAACGATGCGAACGTTCTCGTGATAGGAAGCAGGGTGACCGGTTCGGGACTGGCAAAAGAGATCGTCGACACATGGCTGAGCGAGGAGTTCGAAGGCGGAAGGCATGCGATCCGTGTAGACAAGATAATGGCATTCGAAAGGGAACATTCTTCCGAGGCAGTGAATGCTGCCTGCTCATCAAACTTTGCGGGAGGAAGGACCGTAGTGATAGAGCACCCGCTTGTAAGACACAAGCTCGGCCTGATGAGGGACAAAAACACATCTTCTAAGGATTTCAGGGATCTTGTCCAGGAAGTGGCAGGCCTTATGGTGTATGAGATAACCAGGCACCTGTCGCTTGAGGAGATCGAGATCGAGACTCCCGTAGCAAAGACAAGGGTATTCACTCTTTCCGGCAAAAAACTCGCCATAGTCCCGGTACTCAGGGCGGGGCTCGGCATGGTGGAAGGCATCCTCAAGCTGATCCCCAATGCCAAGGTGGGACACATAGGGCTTTATAGAGACCCTGAGACCCTGTTGCCTGTAGATTATTACTGCAAACTGCCCAAAGACATCTCTGAAAGGGATATTTACGTTGTTGATCCTATGCTTGCGACGGGCGGATCCGCGGCAGCCGCAGTTGCGCACATCAAGGGCTACGGCGGAAAGAGGATCTCGCTTGTTTCACTCCTCTCGGCTCCGGAGGGCATTGCCAGATTCCACGAAGAGCATCCCGACGTGGATATCTATACTGCAGCAGTGGACAGTCACCTCAACGATCACGGCTATATAGTGCCCGGACTCGGCGACGCAGGAGACAGGCTCTTCGGAACAAAATAA
- the meaB gene encoding methylmalonyl Co-A mutase-associated GTPase MeaB: MEKLLNNAFNGDPRSIGRLISLVEADTPSAKEIMKQVYPRTGKAKIIGITGSPGAGKSTFVDRLIEQFQAEGRKVGVIAIDPSSPFTGGAILGDRLRMQGHALNENVFIRSMGSRGHLGGVSRSTHEASLILDACGFDIVLIETVGVGQSEVDIIKIADTVVLVLVPGMGDDVQIMKAGIMEIADTFVVNKADKEGADKVAADVQVMLKMLKEKDWVPPVTLVSSQNNTGVEEVKKILNDHWNYLQTSDEGKRRRFVQLEMEVEAILRGEISILTEKVWKKRKDTGVLEDLASRKADPYTLAGEMISQIVK, translated from the coding sequence ATGGAGAAGCTTCTGAATAACGCGTTCAACGGTGACCCGAGATCAATAGGCCGCCTGATAAGTCTTGTTGAGGCTGACACCCCGTCGGCAAAAGAGATCATGAAACAGGTATACCCGCGCACCGGCAAGGCTAAGATCATAGGAATAACAGGCAGCCCCGGCGCAGGCAAGAGCACCTTCGTAGACAGGCTCATCGAACAGTTTCAGGCAGAAGGCCGCAAGGTCGGCGTGATCGCGATCGACCCCTCGAGCCCCTTCACCGGGGGAGCGATACTTGGCGACAGGCTTAGAATGCAGGGACACGCCCTCAATGAAAACGTCTTCATAAGAAGCATGGGATCGAGGGGGCATCTCGGCGGAGTAAGCAGATCCACGCACGAAGCCTCGCTTATACTCGACGCCTGCGGTTTTGACATAGTCCTGATAGAGACTGTTGGAGTCGGGCAGTCGGAGGTCGATATAATCAAAATAGCCGACACTGTCGTCCTGGTCCTTGTTCCGGGAATGGGGGACGATGTACAGATAATGAAGGCCGGGATAATGGAGATCGCCGATACCTTTGTTGTGAACAAAGCTGACAAGGAAGGGGCGGACAAAGTCGCTGCAGACGTCCAGGTCATGCTTAAGATGCTGAAGGAAAAGGACTGGGTGCCCCCGGTGACCCTTGTTTCATCCCAGAACAACACCGGAGTGGAGGAGGTCAAAAAGATACTCAATGACCACTGGAACTACCTCCAGACCTCGGATGAGGGCAAAAGGAGACGTTTCGTACAGCTTGAGATGGAGGTCGAGGCCATATTGAGGGGTGAGATCTCCATACTGACGGAAAAAGTGTGGAAAAAGCGCAAAGATACCGGAGTGCTTGAAGACCTGGCATCAAGAAAGGCCGATCCCTACACCCTGGCGGGTGAAATGATCTCACAGATCGTCAAATAA
- a CDS encoding flagellar biosynthesis protein FliR, with protein MDFLRNIPPVNLQALVALALFGASLLVARMVVNIQSGKWPGGPMFVLYLRVLLGFLFAGSIGLGFYCFAGINILFK; from the coding sequence ATGGATTTTCTCAGAAATATACCACCTGTTAACCTCCAGGCACTGGTGGCACTTGCCCTTTTTGGGGCATCACTGCTTGTGGCCCGAATGGTAGTCAATATCCAGTCGGGAAAATGGCCCGGAGGCCCTATGTTCGTTCTCTACCTCAGGGTACTTCTTGGTTTTCTTTTTGCAGGGTCGATCGGCCTGGGATTCTACTGTTTTGCCGGAATAAACATTCTCTTCAAGTAA
- a CDS encoding Gfo/Idh/MocA family oxidoreductase, with protein MDNIKVGVIGVGHLGMHHARVYTEILGAQLVGVVDINEERAHSVADPLGVIPYSTIETFIKQTRPDALSIVVPTSHHFEVAKIAMENGIHVLIEKPVTSSVNEAERLLNLAVKKDLILQVGHIERFNSAVQHVREFINDPYFIQTHRMGPFSPRISDVGVVLDLMIHDVDIILSMISSELVSISAIGRCIRTDHEDIASAQLTFANGAMAQILVSRVSEKRIRQMEITEAERYITVNYESQDISVQRCVRQSGGNLVEVMEHPVFPKTEPLKMELQHFVSCVREGRQPMVGIKDGKRALEVCVAVLKQIHEEKNAAGSILSAI; from the coding sequence ATGGACAACATAAAAGTCGGAGTCATCGGCGTCGGACATTTGGGCATGCATCATGCCAGAGTATACACAGAAATTTTAGGAGCCCAGCTGGTAGGGGTGGTCGACATCAACGAAGAGAGGGCCCATTCAGTCGCGGATCCGCTCGGAGTCATACCTTACAGCACGATAGAGACATTCATCAAGCAGACACGTCCCGACGCACTGAGCATAGTTGTTCCCACCAGCCACCATTTCGAAGTTGCAAAGATAGCAATGGAAAACGGCATCCATGTTCTGATAGAAAAACCCGTCACCTCAAGCGTTAACGAAGCAGAACGGCTCCTTAACCTTGCCGTGAAAAAGGACCTTATCCTGCAGGTCGGACATATCGAGAGATTCAACAGCGCTGTGCAGCATGTCAGGGAGTTCATAAACGATCCTTACTTCATCCAGACCCACAGGATGGGGCCGTTTTCACCGCGTATCAGCGACGTCGGCGTCGTGCTGGACCTAATGATCCACGACGTGGACATCATCCTCTCTATGATCAGCTCCGAGCTGGTCTCCATATCGGCGATCGGAAGATGCATCAGGACTGACCACGAGGACATAGCCTCCGCCCAGCTCACTTTCGCAAATGGGGCAATGGCGCAGATACTCGTCAGCAGGGTCTCCGAGAAGAGGATCCGCCAGATGGAGATTACAGAGGCAGAGAGATACATCACCGTAAACTACGAATCACAGGACATTTCGGTCCAGCGCTGTGTACGCCAGAGCGGTGGAAATCTTGTGGAGGTCATGGAACATCCCGTATTTCCGAAGACCGAACCGCTGAAGATGGAACTTCAGCACTTCGTTTCCTGTGTCAGAGAAGGGCGGCAGCCGATGGTGGGAATAAAAGACGGCAAGAGGGCCCTGGAGGTTTGCGTCGCTGTCCTGAAGCAGATACACGAGGAAAAGAACGCAGCCGGTTCGATCCTCTCCGCAATATGA
- a CDS encoding polyphenol oxidase family protein, with amino-acid sequence MKYKGFEYIDNNGQIELRLILPEELERHFFAWIYCRGELMDRSEGDPELIWRSMSSNFNNIKLVAPYQVHGTHIIPSSSSFALPLRPEADGVIINSASDSMASLRFADCSPVVIASDSPEPWMLLLHSGFAGTSKNIVGSSLSAISGWDAVSMGKRTLAWIGPSICKRCYSRKKDDPSTLNALNTFSPENFSEKNGMVHFDIRGEIRSQLMQCGLPYDNIYAVEDCTCCDNDFYYSFRAGDGKSRIFLLGGNTTKEA; translated from the coding sequence ATGAAATATAAGGGCTTTGAATACATCGACAACAATGGGCAGATAGAACTCAGACTTATATTGCCTGAAGAACTTGAGCGCCATTTTTTCGCCTGGATATACTGCAGGGGCGAACTCATGGACCGCTCAGAAGGGGACCCTGAACTGATATGGCGTTCTATGTCCTCTAATTTTAATAACATTAAATTGGTTGCTCCGTATCAGGTACACGGAACTCATATCATCCCATCATCCTCATCCTTCGCCCTTCCTCTCAGACCTGAAGCAGACGGGGTAATTATTAATTCAGCATCAGATTCGATGGCCAGCCTGAGGTTCGCTGACTGCAGCCCGGTCGTCATCGCCTCAGACTCACCCGAGCCCTGGATGCTGCTGCTGCACTCCGGTTTCGCAGGCACTTCGAAGAACATCGTCGGCAGTTCCCTTTCAGCCATTTCAGGCTGGGATGCCGTCAGCATGGGGAAGAGGACGCTTGCATGGATAGGGCCGTCGATATGCAAAAGATGCTATTCGAGAAAAAAAGATGATCCTTCAACACTAAACGCTTTGAATACTTTCTCTCCCGAAAATTTCTCTGAAAAAAATGGGATGGTACATTTTGACATCAGGGGGGAAATAAGAAGTCAGTTAATGCAATGCGGCCTTCCTTATGATAATATCTATGCTGTCGAGGACTGTACGTGCTGTGACAACGACTTTTATTATTCATTCCGTGCCGGCGATGGAAAGTCCAGAATTTTTCTTCTCGGAGGGAATACCACAAAAGAGGCATGA
- a CDS encoding Mur ligase family protein — MDDAEKFHTIETELQDLASPGIRPGLARLSHLLLLLGNPERKFRAVHIVGTNGKGSTAATLASILRESGCRTALYTSPHLVSFGERLLMGGEEVPPQKWEEVLSAIRNVMDRSERLKADPPTYFELITAAAFMIIAYAGVDIAVVEAGLGGRLDATNILSDVILTLITPIGIDHSEYLGNTLASVAKEKFAVMRPCVPAIFSGGDEEIEAIFFDTAFKKKTPAQVLRRLCSYGTVGVSLSGTDFYVESECLCADCHTPLIGTHQTENAALALAAACALKTSSHKVFENITFQALYNGVVSVRWPGRFEIIRKDPPLLIVDGAHNPHALKRLAENTGIIYGKRSFNIVLAMMKDKDISESLDIVGETGAKLFCTEVPGMERSLSAAALLAMAEKKGIVCAGKWSSPTEAIRESLVSGSDTICCGSLFLSGYVKEHCHEI; from the coding sequence ATGGACGATGCGGAAAAATTCCATACAATAGAGACAGAGCTTCAGGATCTGGCAAGCCCGGGGATAAGACCCGGACTTGCCAGACTTTCACATCTGCTGCTGCTCCTTGGAAACCCGGAAAGAAAGTTCAGGGCTGTACACATAGTAGGCACAAACGGCAAGGGCTCCACAGCTGCGACACTGGCTTCGATACTCAGGGAATCGGGCTGCCGTACAGCTCTCTATACAAGCCCCCATCTCGTATCCTTCGGTGAAAGGCTTCTGATGGGAGGGGAGGAAGTCCCCCCGCAAAAATGGGAAGAGGTCCTCTCAGCCATCAGAAATGTAATGGACCGTTCAGAAAGACTTAAAGCGGACCCTCCGACTTATTTCGAGCTCATCACAGCGGCAGCCTTTATGATAATTGCATATGCGGGAGTCGACATCGCAGTAGTTGAGGCGGGCCTCGGAGGAAGGCTCGATGCCACGAACATACTCTCTGATGTGATACTTACCCTGATAACGCCCATTGGGATCGACCATTCCGAATACCTTGGCAATACGCTTGCCTCTGTCGCGAAAGAGAAGTTCGCGGTCATGAGACCCTGCGTCCCGGCGATATTTTCAGGCGGAGACGAAGAGATCGAAGCCATCTTTTTCGATACGGCATTTAAAAAGAAGACTCCTGCCCAGGTCCTTAGAAGGCTGTGCAGTTACGGCACCGTTGGGGTATCCCTCAGCGGCACAGATTTTTATGTAGAGTCAGAGTGTCTTTGCGCTGACTGCCACACACCTCTTATCGGGACCCATCAAACCGAAAACGCCGCGCTTGCCCTTGCTGCGGCATGCGCACTCAAGACCTCATCCCATAAAGTTTTTGAAAATATAACCTTCCAGGCGCTTTATAACGGGGTCGTATCCGTGAGGTGGCCGGGTCGGTTTGAGATAATAAGGAAGGATCCGCCTCTTCTTATAGTTGACGGAGCGCACAATCCCCACGCACTGAAAAGGCTCGCTGAAAACACCGGGATCATTTACGGCAAGAGATCTTTCAACATCGTACTTGCGATGATGAAGGACAAGGACATATCAGAAAGCCTTGATATAGTCGGAGAAACGGGGGCAAAGCTTTTCTGCACTGAGGTTCCTGGAATGGAGCGCAGCCTCTCCGCAGCAGCACTGCTTGCAATGGCAGAAAAAAAGGGTATCGTCTGTGCGGGAAAGTGGAGTTCTCCGACAGAAGCGATCCGTGAAAGCCTTGTGTCGGGATCTGACACGATATGCTGCGGAAGCCTTTTTTTAAGCGGATACGTAAAGGAGCACTGCCATGAAATATAA